In Aureibaculum algae, the following are encoded in one genomic region:
- a CDS encoding helix-turn-helix and ligand-binding sensor domain-containing protein, with product MIRPIVIILFLFFTQELFSQEISPLKSFLPNNYIADNQNWSISQDESGIIYIANSAGLLVYNGASWKLYNTPNASAMRSVKVIDNRIYVGSYMEFGYYEKNEFGELEFTKLSDAIQNDILEDEVFWQIEHYKDWILFRTKKRIYFYNLKSKKYKFHTVNTTLNSLSVFDNQVYFHVSKEGIYTLQEGVEKLVVVDTLVKNNTVINLFNYSNALILVTNNGIFRMVKNAIEPINITLNTVFKNTTIYTAIQLNDGSIALGTVSNGLMIVDSEGNIKDHIKQENGLTNNTVLSLFQDKNNTVWLGTDYGINYVNIDASLKIFYDRKGQIGTVYDAIKHNEYIYLGSNQGLFYKRYKSADEFKIIPNTSGQVWTLFEYDGILFCGHNSGTFIIKEKKAIKIADILGSWLFREVPNHPELLFQGNYDGIHVLKRVDDNWVFQHKIKGFDFSSQFFEFSNDKIILNHEYKGVFELKFNSDFTEFTNVKKIEHFLSYQSSGLNKYKGQIYYASKEGFFKYNTETLKFNRNDSVSSYIGDDFVSGRMSITDDGIWMFGKDELINLKQGQLSNHLELRKVPFPTTLFSSMKGFQKLTKIEDNNYLIGSSNGFTLMDVNHENRKEFKIEINGINNYSRQNNFLKKLSISDNQEFKYNSNGFEISYAAIYYNAMSPVLYQTRLLGQGTHWSDWSTNYKTTYQNLPNGNYTFEVRAKVGEIQSNNVAQFIFKINKPWYRSVLAYISYFTILLLIGYVVHVNYKKYYKKQRQHLLERNKRVLALKELKAKEQFMNIEKEQLQKDIDHKNRELAISTMSIIKKNEILNSIKKELITDNSNNANKKVIKIIDSNINNNKDWEFLEKAFNNADKDFLKKIKNIHPNLTPNDLRFCAYLRLNLSSKEIAPLLNISVRSVEIKRYRLRKKMNLPHEKGLINYILEV from the coding sequence ATGATTAGACCGATAGTAATTATACTCTTTTTATTTTTTACCCAAGAGCTTTTCTCACAAGAAATATCGCCTCTTAAATCTTTTTTGCCCAATAATTATATAGCAGATAATCAAAACTGGTCTATTTCTCAAGATGAATCAGGGATAATTTATATTGCAAATAGTGCTGGTTTATTGGTATATAATGGTGCCTCATGGAAGTTATATAATACTCCTAATGCTTCGGCTATGCGTTCAGTAAAAGTAATAGATAACCGAATATATGTAGGTTCGTATATGGAGTTTGGTTATTATGAAAAAAATGAATTTGGAGAACTTGAATTTACAAAACTAAGTGATGCAATTCAAAATGATATATTGGAAGATGAGGTGTTTTGGCAGATTGAGCATTATAAAGATTGGATATTGTTTAGAACAAAAAAGCGAATTTATTTTTACAATCTAAAAAGCAAAAAGTATAAATTTCATACAGTTAACACGACACTAAACAGCTTATCTGTTTTTGATAATCAAGTCTATTTTCATGTATCCAAAGAGGGTATTTATACATTACAAGAAGGCGTAGAAAAATTAGTTGTTGTTGATACATTGGTTAAGAATAATACGGTAATTAATCTATTCAATTATTCAAATGCCTTAATATTAGTAACCAATAATGGTATTTTTAGAATGGTTAAAAATGCTATTGAACCGATTAATATAACGCTGAATACTGTTTTTAAAAACACAACAATCTACACTGCCATTCAATTGAATGATGGTAGTATAGCTCTTGGAACTGTTTCTAATGGCTTAATGATTGTAGACTCTGAAGGCAACATTAAAGATCATATAAAACAAGAAAATGGATTAACCAATAACACAGTACTTTCGCTTTTTCAGGACAAAAACAATACGGTTTGGTTAGGTACAGATTACGGAATTAATTATGTAAACATTGATGCTTCCTTAAAAATTTTTTATGACCGTAAAGGTCAAATTGGTACCGTATATGATGCTATTAAACATAACGAATACATTTATTTAGGAAGTAATCAGGGGTTGTTCTATAAACGCTATAAAAGTGCAGATGAGTTCAAAATTATACCTAATACATCTGGGCAAGTTTGGACATTGTTTGAATATGATGGTATCCTGTTTTGTGGTCACAATTCAGGAACTTTTATAATAAAAGAAAAGAAAGCAATAAAAATTGCAGATATACTTGGAAGTTGGCTTTTTAGAGAGGTGCCAAATCATCCAGAATTATTATTTCAGGGCAATTACGATGGAATTCATGTCCTAAAACGAGTTGATGATAATTGGGTATTTCAACATAAAATTAAAGGGTTTGATTTTTCGAGCCAATTCTTCGAATTTTCAAATGATAAGATTATATTGAATCATGAATATAAGGGGGTGTTTGAACTTAAGTTCAACTCAGATTTTACTGAGTTCACCAACGTTAAAAAGATAGAACATTTTCTGTCCTATCAAAGTTCAGGTCTAAACAAATATAAAGGTCAAATTTATTACGCGAGTAAAGAAGGGTTTTTCAAGTACAACACTGAGACCTTGAAATTTAATAGAAATGATTCTGTTTCAAGTTATATTGGTGATGATTTCGTTTCTGGCAGAATGAGTATTACAGACGATGGTATTTGGATGTTCGGTAAAGATGAATTGATAAACTTAAAACAAGGTCAACTCAGTAATCATTTGGAGTTAAGAAAAGTGCCATTTCCAACTACGCTTTTCTCATCAATGAAAGGGTTTCAAAAATTAACTAAAATTGAAGATAATAATTATTTAATAGGATCATCCAATGGCTTTACCCTAATGGATGTTAATCATGAAAACCGTAAGGAATTTAAAATCGAAATCAACGGCATCAATAATTATAGTAGGCAAAATAACTTTTTAAAAAAGCTTTCCATTTCCGACAATCAAGAGTTTAAATACAATTCTAATGGTTTTGAGATTAGTTATGCTGCAATCTATTATAATGCTATGTCTCCTGTTCTTTATCAAACCCGCTTGCTGGGTCAGGGAACTCATTGGTCAGATTGGTCAACGAATTATAAAACCACCTATCAAAATTTACCTAACGGAAATTACACTTTTGAAGTAAGAGCTAAAGTTGGCGAAATACAATCAAATAATGTCGCCCAATTTATTTTTAAAATCAATAAGCCTTGGTATCGATCAGTACTAGCCTATATTTCATATTTTACTATATTATTGCTTATCGGATATGTTGTTCATGTTAATTATAAAAAATATTATAAAAAGCAAAGACAGCATTTATTAGAACGTAATAAACGTGTTTTGGCATTAAAAGAATTAAAGGCAAAAGAGCAATTTATGAATATAGAAAAAGAGCAATTGCAAAAAGATATTGACCATAAAAATAGAGAGCTAGCAATTTCTACAATGAGTATTATAAAAAAGAATGAAATATTAAATAGTATAAAAAAGGAGTTAATCACTGATAACTCTAATAATGCCAACAAAAAAGTGATAAAAATTATTGATAGTAATATTAATAACAATAAAGATTGGGAGTTTTTAGAAAAGGCCTTTAATAACGCCGATAAAGATTTCCTAAAGAAGATTAAAAATATTCATCCAAATTTAACACCAAATGACCTTAGGTTTTGTGCCTATTTAAGACTTAATTTATCATCAAAAGAAATAGCTCCATTACTTAATATTTCAGTAAGAAGTGTTGAGATAAAAAGATATCGATTACGTAAAAAAATGAATCTTCCACATGAAAAAGGTCTTATAAACTACATTTTAGAAGTTTAA
- a CDS encoding alpha/beta hydrolase family protein, with product MKSIIYAFLLLFIIKVNAQVNVTYQKPSKEILDLVDVPLAPSVIMDANKSIMVFLYRDAFKTIAELSEDELRLGGLRINPKTNIGSRTNYYNNIKMKSLSNKNAELIQVSGLPENPRIANFTWSPNQMKIAFTQTTTEGVELWVIDIASATARKLTDAKINANMRDVINWFEDSESILVKMLSEDRKELINTSEAIPTGPTVSVNDGKKAQNRTYQDLLKNPNDEHNFEQLALSELYKISLNGDTLKWLETDMYGSITFSPDGKYVMVNTIQKPFSYLVTYGRFPSITKIYAKNGMEIAQVLESPLLEDLPQGFMAVKKGRRNMSWRSDKPSTLIYAEALDEGNPENKVDFRDEVFQLEAPFKGDGKSILKTINRYSGIQWANDNVAIAFDYWWNTRNTKTYIFNPSDASQQSEIIEDRNYQDVYANPGRFVTKRNEMGRSVVAIDKNNNSYLIGDGYSDKGQFPFVDKLNLKTKKKERVYQSAYTDKLEDIYDFDVDKNELLVRIESPSEYPNYYFKKLRNEKLTQLTAFENPFKAIQNVHKEVINYKREDGLDLSGTLYLPVGYDMEKKEKMPMILWAYPREYKDKSSASQNTSNSNEFISPYWGSPIYWVDKGYVVLDDAAFPIVGEGDNQPNDTFRTQLVGNAKAAIDAVDSLGYIDRNRVAVGGHSYGAFMVANLLSHCNLFAAGIARSGAYNRTLTPFGFQSEERNYWEAPEVYYTMSPFMHADKMKTPLLMTHGIADNNSGTYPLQSERYFNALKGLGATVRLVMLPKESHGYRAKESILHLLWEQDQWLEKYVKNK from the coding sequence ATGAAATCAATTATTTATGCTTTTCTCCTACTTTTTATAATAAAAGTAAATGCTCAAGTAAATGTTACCTATCAAAAACCTTCAAAAGAAATATTAGATTTAGTTGATGTTCCTTTAGCTCCATCAGTTATAATGGATGCTAATAAATCGATTATGGTTTTTTTATACAGAGATGCTTTTAAAACCATTGCTGAACTTTCTGAAGATGAACTGCGTTTAGGAGGATTACGTATAAATCCTAAAACTAATATTGGTAGTAGAACCAACTACTATAACAATATTAAAATGAAAAGTTTAAGTAATAAAAATGCAGAATTAATACAGGTTTCGGGATTACCTGAAAATCCAAGAATTGCCAATTTTACTTGGAGCCCTAATCAAATGAAGATTGCCTTTACACAAACCACAACGGAAGGGGTTGAATTGTGGGTTATAGACATTGCTTCTGCAACTGCTAGAAAATTAACAGATGCAAAAATCAATGCCAATATGCGAGATGTTATTAATTGGTTTGAAGACAGTGAATCTATTTTGGTAAAAATGCTTTCTGAAGATAGAAAAGAATTGATTAATACGAGTGAAGCGATCCCAACAGGTCCAACAGTTTCTGTTAATGATGGTAAAAAAGCTCAAAACAGAACCTATCAAGATTTATTGAAGAACCCTAATGATGAACATAACTTTGAACAATTGGCACTGTCAGAATTGTATAAAATTTCTTTAAATGGAGATACACTGAAATGGTTAGAAACTGATATGTATGGATCTATTACTTTTTCTCCTGATGGTAAATATGTAATGGTAAATACTATTCAAAAACCATTTTCATACCTCGTTACTTATGGACGTTTTCCTTCTATAACTAAAATTTATGCTAAAAATGGTATGGAAATAGCTCAAGTCTTAGAGTCTCCATTATTGGAAGACTTGCCACAAGGTTTTATGGCTGTTAAAAAAGGTAGAAGAAACATGAGCTGGCGTTCTGACAAACCTTCAACTCTGATTTATGCGGAAGCATTAGACGAAGGGAATCCTGAAAACAAAGTCGATTTTAGAGATGAAGTTTTTCAACTAGAAGCTCCGTTTAAAGGAGATGGTAAAAGTATTTTAAAAACTATAAATCGTTATTCTGGTATTCAATGGGCTAATGACAATGTTGCTATTGCCTTTGATTATTGGTGGAATACTAGAAACACCAAGACCTACATTTTTAATCCTTCTGATGCTTCTCAACAATCGGAAATTATTGAAGACAGAAACTACCAAGATGTCTATGCAAACCCAGGGCGATTTGTTACCAAAAGAAATGAAATGGGAAGATCTGTAGTGGCCATAGATAAAAACAATAATTCGTATTTAATTGGTGACGGGTATTCTGACAAAGGTCAATTTCCGTTCGTAGATAAACTAAATTTAAAAACAAAGAAAAAAGAACGGGTCTACCAATCTGCATATACTGATAAGTTAGAAGATATTTATGATTTTGATGTGGATAAAAATGAATTACTGGTTCGAATAGAATCGCCAAGTGAATACCCTAATTATTATTTTAAAAAATTGCGAAATGAAAAATTAACGCAATTGACTGCTTTTGAGAACCCGTTTAAGGCTATTCAAAATGTTCATAAGGAAGTTATTAATTACAAACGTGAAGATGGATTAGATCTTTCTGGCACATTATATCTTCCTGTTGGTTATGATATGGAGAAAAAAGAAAAAATGCCAATGATTTTATGGGCGTACCCAAGAGAATATAAAGATAAAAGTAGTGCTTCTCAAAATACAAGCAATTCTAATGAGTTTATTTCTCCCTATTGGGGCTCTCCAATCTATTGGGTAGATAAAGGTTACGTAGTCCTAGATGACGCGGCATTTCCTATTGTAGGTGAAGGTGATAACCAACCCAATGATACCTTTAGAACGCAATTGGTAGGTAATGCCAAAGCCGCTATTGATGCCGTAGATAGTTTGGGCTATATAGATAGAAATCGCGTTGCTGTGGGCGGGCATAGTTATGGTGCATTTATGGTGGCCAATTTATTATCACATTGTAATTTATTTGCAGCAGGTATCGCTAGAAGCGGTGCTTACAATAGAACATTAACACCTTTTGGGTTTCAAAGTGAAGAACGAAATTATTGGGAGGCCCCAGAAGTATATTACACGATGTCACCCTTTATGCACGCTGATAAAATGAAAACTCCATTATTAATGACACATGGTATTGCTGACAACAATTCTGGAACTTATCCACTACAAAGTGAACGTTATTTTAACGCCTTAAAAGGCTTAGGAGCAACGGTAAGGTTAGTTATGCTTCCAAAAGAAAGTCATGGTTATAGAGCAAAAGAAAGTATCTTACATTTGCTTTGGGAACAAGACCAATGGTTAGAAAAATATGTAAAAAATAAATAA
- a CDS encoding sialidase family protein, protein MNKLILIIVFSSALLIHGQKLETGKTLEEIVFTDLFNTSMTDSVSCYRIPSLVTAPNGDLIAAIDERVPSCGDLKWSKEINIVIRRSSDNGKTWSAIERVVDFPYGKSASDPSMIVDIKTNEIFMFYNYMDLDKELNVYYLHVTKSSDNGLTWSKPEDITSQIAKPEWHNDFKFITSGRGIQTKDGRLLHCMVNLESGMHVFGSDDHGKSWFFVDSPLKPADESKIVELVDGTLMINARVSKAGMRYIHTSKDNGKTWKTEPQPELIDPACNASIIRYTSIEDGYKKNRLLFSNANSKDQRENLTVKISYDEGKTWSKGKTVYSGSSAYSSLTILKNGDIGLFFEKDNYTENPFVSFSLEWLTDGEDKLEKR, encoded by the coding sequence ATGAATAAATTAATCTTAATAATTGTATTTTCTTCTGCATTGTTAATACATGGCCAAAAATTGGAGACTGGAAAAACTTTGGAAGAGATTGTATTCACAGATTTATTTAATACCTCTATGACTGATAGTGTTAGTTGTTACCGTATACCTTCTTTAGTTACTGCTCCAAACGGAGACCTAATTGCCGCTATTGACGAGCGTGTACCTTCTTGTGGTGATTTAAAATGGAGTAAGGAAATTAATATCGTTATTAGGCGTAGCTCAGACAACGGCAAAACTTGGTCAGCTATTGAACGTGTAGTCGATTTTCCATATGGAAAATCAGCCTCAGATCCTTCTATGATTGTGGATATTAAAACCAATGAAATTTTTATGTTCTATAATTATATGGATTTGGACAAGGAGTTGAATGTTTATTATTTACATGTTACCAAAAGCTCTGATAATGGGCTAACATGGAGTAAACCTGAAGATATTACCTCCCAAATTGCAAAACCAGAATGGCATAACGATTTTAAATTTATAACCTCAGGGAGAGGTATACAAACTAAAGACGGACGATTACTGCATTGCATGGTTAACTTAGAAAGCGGCATGCACGTTTTTGGAAGCGACGATCATGGTAAGTCATGGTTCTTTGTAGATAGCCCCTTAAAACCAGCTGATGAATCTAAAATTGTGGAATTGGTTGACGGAACATTAATGATTAATGCTCGCGTCAGTAAAGCGGGAATGCGTTATATCCATACTTCTAAAGACAATGGTAAAACGTGGAAAACCGAACCACAACCCGAGTTGATTGACCCAGCCTGTAATGCCAGTATAATTAGATATACTTCCATTGAAGATGGTTATAAAAAAAATAGATTGTTATTTTCAAATGCCAACAGCAAAGACCAAAGAGAAAATCTCACTGTAAAAATTAGTTATGACGAAGGTAAAACCTGGTCAAAAGGGAAAACTGTGTATAGTGGAAGTTCTGCATATTCTTCTTTAACCATTCTTAAAAATGGCGATATCGGTTTGTTTTTTGAAAAGGATAATTATACTGAAAATCCTTTTGTAAGCTTTTCATTGGAATGGTTAACGGATGGAGAGGATAAGTTGGAGAAGAGGTAA
- a CDS encoding sulfatase family protein, whose protein sequence is MTSCKTEQKNDKTPTTENKKPNIVFIMSDDHAYQAISAYSDKLIKTPNIDRLANEGMLFNNASVTNSICAPSRAVILTGKHSHLNGKIDNLSAFDTTNVTFPQLLQNAGYQTAMFGKLHFGNNPKGFDEFKILPGQGNYYNPKFITQKGDTTINGYVTDITTDLALDWLKNRRDTEKPFLLMYLHKAPHRAWYPAEKYYKEYTKKTFPLPETLFDNYEGRVAAKTAEMNILKHMHLAYDNKIDQEVLKKLNIFDGMGRSETKRMTPEQRSRWDSVYNPIIADFEKRYPTMDDKQLMEWKYQRYLQDYLGTIASVDDNVGRMLDYLDEEKLSDNTVIIYTSDQGFYLGEHGWFDKRFMYDESFKTPLLIKWPNKITAGTTEDEMVQNLDFAQTFLEIAGVNAPDDMQGESLVPLLKGQKEKWDRDAVYYHYYEYPAEHAVKRHYGIATKEFKIIHFYHDIDTWEFYDRKKDPQEMHNLINDKNYADEIAEMKQKLKETREKYKDSETLDNQYIELYKDKKKRH, encoded by the coding sequence ATGACATCATGTAAAACTGAACAAAAAAACGACAAAACACCAACGACAGAAAATAAAAAACCCAATATTGTTTTTATTATGTCAGACGATCATGCCTATCAAGCGATAAGTGCCTATTCTGATAAGTTAATAAAAACCCCAAATATTGATAGGCTTGCCAATGAGGGTATGCTTTTTAATAATGCTAGTGTTACCAACTCTATCTGTGCACCTTCAAGGGCAGTTATATTAACAGGAAAACACAGCCATTTAAATGGAAAGATTGATAATTTGAGTGCCTTTGACACCACAAATGTTACCTTTCCGCAATTGTTGCAAAATGCGGGTTACCAAACGGCCATGTTTGGTAAATTACATTTTGGTAACAATCCGAAAGGTTTTGATGAATTTAAAATCTTACCAGGACAAGGAAATTATTATAACCCAAAGTTTATAACTCAAAAAGGGGATACCACGATAAATGGTTATGTAACCGACATTACCACGGACTTAGCTCTTGATTGGTTAAAAAACAGAAGAGATACTGAAAAACCTTTTTTATTAATGTATTTACACAAAGCACCACATAGAGCTTGGTACCCCGCTGAAAAATACTATAAAGAATATACCAAAAAAACATTTCCGTTACCAGAAACTTTATTCGATAATTATGAAGGTAGAGTGGCTGCAAAAACTGCTGAAATGAATATTTTAAAGCATATGCATTTAGCTTATGATAACAAAATTGATCAGGAAGTTCTAAAAAAATTAAACATTTTTGATGGAATGGGAAGGTCTGAAACAAAACGTATGACTCCTGAACAACGTAGTCGTTGGGATAGTGTTTACAATCCTATTATTGCCGATTTCGAAAAGCGATACCCTACGATGGACGATAAACAACTAATGGAATGGAAATACCAACGTTATTTACAAGATTATTTAGGCACTATTGCTTCAGTTGATGATAATGTGGGTAGAATGTTAGATTATTTAGATGAAGAAAAATTATCAGATAATACAGTGATTATTTATACATCAGACCAAGGTTTCTATCTTGGTGAACATGGTTGGTTTGATAAACGCTTTATGTATGACGAGTCTTTTAAAACTCCTTTATTGATAAAATGGCCAAACAAAATTACAGCGGGTACCACAGAAGATGAAATGGTACAAAACCTTGACTTTGCTCAAACTTTTCTTGAAATAGCTGGTGTTAATGCACCAGATGATATGCAAGGTGAAAGCTTAGTACCTCTTTTAAAAGGTCAAAAAGAAAAATGGGACAGAGATGCTGTGTATTATCATTATTATGAATACCCTGCAGAGCACGCTGTAAAACGCCACTATGGTATTGCTACAAAAGAATTTAAAATCATACATTTTTACCATGATATAGATACATGGGAATTTTACGACCGTAAAAAAGATCCGCAAGAAATGCATAACCTCATCAATGATAAAAACTATGCTGATGAAATTGCTGAAATGAAACAAAAGTTAAAAGAAACTCGAGAAAAATATAAAGATTCTGAAACGTTGGATAATCAATATATTGAATTGTATAAGGATAAGAAGAAAAGGCATTAG